From the Acidilutibacter cellobiosedens genome, one window contains:
- a CDS encoding metal ABC transporter permease, whose protein sequence is MDILQIILRDYTLRIVALGSGILGIISGVVGSFAVIRKESLIGDSVSHSALLGIALVFLITQTKTTEFLLFGALMSGLAATFLILFIVRYSRIKFDSALALVLSVFFGGGIALLTYIQKIPNANQAGLDKFIFGQASTLLKREVWMMGVLGIIIITLIIIFWKEFKIISFDPEFAESIGFSVKKITMILSGITVATIVVGLQTVGVILMSSMLIAPAVAARQWTDKLSVMVILSAMFGAISGILGTILSSIVSELPTGPMIVMVISVIVMISLLFAPNRGLIWKYFKERKNQKEVSEDKILINLYNLAMNHKELYHGHEISAIKPYSAKVKGESQIVYILQNLSERNLVQKDIFDKWKITEEGIKYVQDYFGKEEE, encoded by the coding sequence ATGGATATATTACAGATAATTTTGAGAGATTATACTTTAAGAATAGTAGCATTGGGTTCCGGAATTTTAGGGATAATAAGCGGAGTTGTGGGAAGTTTTGCGGTTATCAGAAAGGAGAGCTTGATAGGAGATTCGGTTTCTCACTCGGCTCTTTTGGGAATTGCTTTGGTTTTTCTTATTACTCAAACTAAGACAACTGAATTTTTGCTTTTCGGTGCTCTGATGTCCGGTCTTGCCGCTACATTTTTAATTCTTTTTATAGTAAGATATTCAAGAATAAAATTTGATAGTGCTTTAGCTTTAGTACTTTCTGTTTTTTTCGGAGGTGGAATAGCACTTTTGACCTATATTCAGAAAATACCAAATGCAAATCAAGCTGGACTGGATAAATTTATTTTTGGTCAGGCGTCAACTTTATTGAAAAGAGAAGTTTGGATGATGGGAGTCCTTGGAATTATAATAATAACTTTGATTATTATATTTTGGAAGGAATTTAAAATAATTTCTTTTGATCCTGAATTTGCAGAAAGTATTGGGTTTTCAGTCAAAAAAATAACTATGATCCTTTCGGGAATAACAGTAGCAACTATAGTTGTAGGTCTTCAAACTGTGGGAGTTATTTTGATGAGTTCTATGCTTATAGCTCCGGCTGTGGCTGCCAGACAGTGGACCGATAAACTTTCCGTTATGGTTATATTATCAGCAATGTTTGGAGCAATATCGGGAATTTTAGGAACTATATTAAGTTCAATAGTATCCGAGCTTCCCACAGGACCTATGATAGTAATGGTTATAAGTGTAATAGTGATGATAAGTTTATTATTTGCACCGAACAGAGGGCTTATATGGAAATATTTTAAAGAAAGGAAAAATCAAAAAGAGGTAAGCGAAGATAAGATTTTAATTAATTTATATAATTTAGCAATGAATCACAAGGAATTGTATCACGGTCATGAAATTTCGGCAATAAAACCTTATAGTGCAAAAGTAAAAGGAGAATCACAGATTGTTTATATATTACAGAATTTGTCGGAAAGGAATCTTGTACAGAAAGATATTTTTGATAAATGGAAGATTACCGAAGAGGGGATAAAATACGTTCAAGATTATTTTGGAAAGGAGGAAGAATAA
- a CDS encoding metal ABC transporter permease: protein MQPQLEIQIIAVIVSVACSLPGVFLVLRKMSMMSDAITHTILLGIVIAFFMVHSLTSPLLIIGAAAVGVLTGFLTEMLHNTRLMSEDSAIGIVFPFLFSIAIIIISKYAGLVHLDTDSVLLGELAFAPFDRMRVFGIDIGAKAIYSMGAILIMNILFVTIFFKELKIVTFDPTLASVLGFSPILIHYLLMTVVSITAVGSFQAVGSILVVAFMIGPPVIAYLLTDNLKHMVLIAALAGAASGISGYQFASIFDISIAGSMAIMVGTIFLIVFIFAPERGLLTTIKRRKHQKVDFAEKSLIFHIYNHEGTDNEYIECGVNTIKDHLHWDNDFLNFIVEKLKREEKICIEDNVIKLTKSGREYGIKSMSQLF, encoded by the coding sequence ATGCAGCCACAGTTGGAAATTCAAATTATTGCGGTAATAGTATCGGTAGCGTGTTCTCTTCCGGGAGTGTTTTTAGTACTGAGAAAGATGTCAATGATGTCCGATGCAATAACCCATACAATTTTGCTTGGAATAGTAATAGCTTTTTTTATGGTCCATAGTCTTACATCGCCTCTGCTTATAATAGGAGCCGCCGCAGTAGGAGTTCTTACTGGATTTTTAACTGAAATGCTTCATAATACCAGGCTTATGTCGGAGGATTCGGCTATAGGAATTGTATTTCCATTTCTTTTTAGTATAGCCATTATAATAATTTCAAAATATGCAGGCTTGGTTCACCTGGATACGGATTCGGTATTGTTAGGAGAATTGGCTTTTGCTCCATTTGACAGGATGAGAGTGTTTGGGATAGATATAGGGGCCAAAGCTATTTATTCCATGGGAGCAATTCTTATTATGAATATTTTATTTGTAACTATATTCTTCAAGGAATTAAAAATAGTAACTTTTGATCCTACCTTAGCTTCAGTTTTGGGATTTTCTCCAATACTAATACATTATCTTCTTATGACAGTTGTTTCTATAACGGCAGTAGGGTCTTTTCAAGCAGTAGGTTCAATTTTGGTTGTAGCATTTATGATAGGCCCTCCCGTAATAGCATACCTTCTTACAGATAATTTAAAACACATGGTTTTAATAGCAGCTTTGGCAGGAGCAGCAAGTGGAATATCAGGATATCAATTTGCATCCATTTTTGATATATCCATAGCAGGGTCTATGGCAATTATGGTTGGGACAATATTTTTAATAGTATTTATATTTGCTCCTGAGAGAGGACTTTTGACTACTATAAAAAGAAGAAAACATCAAAAAGTAGATTTCGCGGAGAAATCTTTGATATTTCATATATATAACCATGAAGGCACTGATAATGAGTATATAGAATGCGGAGTAAATACTATTAAAGATCATCTTCATTGGGATAATGATTTTTTGAATTTTATAGTAGAAAAATTAAAAAGGGAAGAAAAAATATGTATAGAAGATAACGTAATAAAGTTAACCAAATCGGGAAGAGAATATGGAATAAAAAGTATGAGTCAGTTATTTTAA
- a CDS encoding YdbC family protein, whose protein sequence is MSNEIKYEVIEKIGVISGVDKKWQKELNLISWNGREPKYDIRDWDSSHEKMGKGVTFTRDELKRLRDILIDLEL, encoded by the coding sequence ATGTCAAATGAAATCAAATATGAAGTTATCGAAAAAATAGGGGTGATTTCAGGCGTGGATAAAAAGTGGCAGAAGGAATTGAACTTAATAAGCTGGAATGGCAGAGAGCCTAAATATGATATCAGAGACTGGGATTCAAGTCATGAAAAGATGGGTAAAGGAGTCACTTTTACAAGAGATGAATTAAAAAGGCTAAGAGATATATTAATTGATCTTGAGCTTTAG
- the msrA gene encoding peptide-methionine (S)-S-oxide reductase MsrA, giving the protein MKDIVFAGGCFWGVEEYMSRIEGVVDTKVGYANGIKANPSYEEVCTGTTGHAESCYVKFDENKITLEELLHRFWKIIDPTLVNRQAGDTGEQYRTGIYYIDEKDLPIILKTLEEEKNKYEKPIVTEIEPLKCFYDAEEYHQKYLKKNPNGYCHIKF; this is encoded by the coding sequence ATGAAAGATATAGTTTTTGCAGGAGGATGTTTTTGGGGAGTGGAAGAATATATGTCGAGAATAGAAGGAGTTGTAGATACAAAGGTCGGTTATGCTAACGGTATCAAAGCTAATCCTTCTTATGAGGAAGTATGTACTGGGACAACAGGTCACGCCGAATCATGCTATGTAAAGTTTGATGAAAATAAAATCACCCTTGAGGAACTTCTTCACAGGTTTTGGAAAATAATTGACCCTACATTGGTGAATAGGCAAGCTGGAGATACAGGAGAGCAATACAGAACAGGAATTTATTACATTGATGAGAAGGATTTGCCGATTATACTTAAAACCTTGGAAGAAGAGAAAAATAAATATGAAAAACCCATAGTCACGGAAATAGAGCCATTAAAATGTTTCTACGACGCGGAAGAATACCACCAAAAATATTTGAAAAAGAATCCGAATGGATATTGTCATATTAAATTTTAG
- a CDS encoding GAF domain-containing protein encodes MFKLETVNGMNDEGKLEYMNILLKGQVSSEKDSIAILSNASAIIMSCVDRLNWSGFYIMRNGVLVLGPFQGLPACNRIEIGSGVCGTAVEEKRVLRVDDVHQFSGHIACDSASQSELVLPIIKKGRVYGVLDLDSPEKSRFTELEEKYFLKFVTILIDHVDWETV; translated from the coding sequence ATGTTTAAACTGGAAACGGTCAATGGCATGAACGATGAGGGAAAATTAGAATATATGAATATTTTGCTTAAGGGACAAGTTAGTTCGGAAAAAGACAGCATAGCAATTCTTTCAAATGCTTCTGCAATTATCATGTCCTGTGTCGACAGGCTTAATTGGTCTGGGTTTTATATAATGAGGAACGGAGTTTTGGTTTTAGGACCGTTTCAAGGGCTTCCCGCATGTAATAGAATTGAGATAGGAAGTGGAGTATGCGGAACAGCAGTTGAGGAAAAAAGAGTATTGAGAGTAGATGATGTACACCAGTTTTCCGGCCATATTGCCTGCGACAGTGCTTCTCAGTCGGAACTTGTTCTTCCAATAATTAAAAAAGGCAGAGTTTACGGAGTACTGGATTTGGACAGCCCTGAAAAAAGCAGGTTTACTGAATTGGAAGAAAAATATTTTTTGAAATTTGTAACGATATTAATTGATCATGTGGATTGGGAAACAGTTTAG
- a CDS encoding regulatory protein RecX: protein MKITKIESQKNKERVNIYIDDSFAFGLSSEISYKYDLKEDMTVSQEWVENVLKSEELNKGKNYALNLLSYRWKTEKEIIDRMSEKGYEKEIIENTVLYLKDQNLINDRRFAEIYFEEKSKLNGLGIKRIRYELSMKGISKEILEEVVNEESDEEFERALELANKKISSYKNDSKEKIYRKLGGYLQRKGYSYDCIRNVLNKILF, encoded by the coding sequence ATGAAAATAACGAAAATAGAATCTCAAAAAAATAAAGAACGGGTAAATATCTATATAGATGATAGTTTTGCCTTCGGCTTGTCTTCGGAGATATCATATAAATATGACTTAAAAGAAGATATGACGGTTTCTCAGGAATGGGTAGAAAATGTTTTAAAGTCTGAAGAATTGAATAAAGGAAAAAATTATGCTTTAAATCTTCTTTCCTACAGATGGAAAACAGAAAAGGAAATTATAGACAGGATGTCCGAAAAAGGATATGAAAAAGAAATAATTGAAAATACTGTCCTATATTTAAAAGACCAAAATTTAATTAATGATAGAAGATTTGCAGAAATATATTTTGAAGAAAAAAGTAAACTTAATGGATTGGGAATTAAAAGAATTAGATATGAATTATCTATGAAGGGAATATCAAAAGAAATATTGGAAGAAGTAGTTAATGAAGAATCTGATGAGGAATTTGAAAGAGCCTTGGAATTGGCAAATAAAAAGATATCGTCCTATAAAAATGACTCAAAGGAAAAAATATACAGAAAATTAGGAGGATATCTTCAAAGAAAGGGATATTCATATGATTGCATAAGAAATGTTTTAAATAAAATTCTCTTCTAA
- a CDS encoding transglutaminase-like domain-containing protein produces the protein MNKLKFLTVDLPEDLKNTVYFGDFQKSQKLIDIYLKRNIPDILKQRLIFERGRIERLKEDYDFTYESALNYAQSKIKNFTKEELEFLKDERYADWIYINGKIMFHHRFLENIVKVNSDFKSRLIQKEENSSGSSLLNKTVKEIIEKGEKKYFIQVMAGIKLDKELSRIGETVNVHLPIPRAARQIKDIKILSTSHKAKYISPLQYPQRTIFFEEKVKGGDTFFVEYSYENHIKYVNPDPSKVSAYQPNFCTEEWPPHIRFTPFLVSLAKEIVGKETNPLLRARRIYDYITENIQYSYMRQYAAITNIPEYCAYNQKGDCGVQAILFITLCRIIGIPAKWQSGLHVDPYSAGCHDWAEFYVEPYGWLFADPSFGGGALRNNDKERWNFYFGNLDPFRMVANSDFHYDFYPERKFLRHDPYDNQVGEIEYSDRPLKSNEYKTFVKSVEVHEI, from the coding sequence ATGAATAAATTAAAATTTCTTACGGTAGATCTGCCGGAAGATTTAAAGAACACCGTTTATTTTGGAGATTTTCAAAAATCTCAGAAACTTATCGATATTTATTTAAAAAGAAATATTCCCGACATTTTAAAACAACGACTAATCTTTGAAAGAGGCAGAATCGAAAGATTAAAAGAAGATTATGATTTTACTTACGAATCTGCCTTAAATTACGCCCAATCAAAGATTAAAAATTTTACAAAAGAAGAACTCGAATTTTTAAAGGATGAAAGATATGCCGATTGGATATATATAAATGGTAAAATAATGTTTCATCACAGATTCTTGGAGAATATTGTTAAAGTAAATTCTGATTTTAAGTCAAGATTAATACAAAAAGAAGAAAATTCCTCAGGAAGTTCTCTCTTAAATAAAACAGTAAAGGAAATAATTGAAAAAGGAGAGAAGAAATATTTCATTCAGGTCATGGCAGGAATTAAATTGGATAAGGAATTATCAAGAATAGGAGAAACTGTAAATGTCCATCTTCCTATACCCCGGGCAGCAAGGCAGATTAAAGATATAAAAATATTGAGTACCTCTCATAAAGCAAAATATATCTCACCCCTTCAATACCCTCAAAGAACTATTTTCTTTGAAGAAAAAGTTAAGGGAGGGGATACATTTTTCGTAGAATATTCATATGAAAATCATATAAAATACGTTAATCCGGATCCATCAAAGGTATCGGCATATCAGCCTAATTTCTGTACCGAAGAATGGCCGCCTCATATAAGATTCACTCCGTTTCTTGTATCTTTAGCGAAGGAAATAGTAGGAAAAGAAACCAATCCTCTGTTAAGGGCAAGGCGTATATATGATTATATTACCGAAAATATACAATATTCATATATGAGACAATATGCAGCAATTACAAATATACCCGAATATTGTGCATATAATCAAAAGGGAGATTGCGGAGTACAGGCCATACTATTTATTACATTATGCCGGATAATCGGTATCCCTGCCAAATGGCAATCCGGACTTCATGTGGATCCTTACTCAGCGGGATGTCATGATTGGGCTGAATTTTATGTTGAACCTTACGGTTGGCTGTTTGCCGATCCATCCTTTGGAGGAGGAGCTTTAAGAAATAATGATAAGGAAAGATGGAATTTTTATTTTGGAAATCTTGACCCCTTTAGAATGGTTGCTAACTCAGATTTTCATTATGATTTCTATCCGGAAAGAAAATTTTTAAGGCATGACCCTTACGATAATCAGGTCGGAGAAATAGAATACTCCGACAGGCCCTTGAAATCCAATGAATATAAGACCTTTGTTAAATCCGTTGAAGTTCACGAAATATAA
- a CDS encoding DNA methyltransferase — translation MNKASIINELQEIISYGKRERDKILNSSENINFSLYEKVTAFEEDKVRKSEHSTDNWQNKIFYADNIKVMEFLLKNGYKGKIDLIYIDPPFFSETNYNRRIILNDGEKDIFIKHFAYEDRWRKGIKNYLEELTVKLYLMRDLLSSKGSIYVHLDWHIVHYIKVLMDEIFGRENFVNEIIWSYKSGGVGKRHFSKKHDTILFYSKTKNYIFNVQKEKSYNRELKPYRFKGVKEFKDDIGWYTYVNTKDVWNIDMIGRTSKERVGYDTQKPRKLLERIILSSTDENSIVADFFAGSGTTGVVAEKLKRKWIMSDLGATSIAVMKERLIEERANRFNLYRIPHEEDDSIDFKIKIKKRCPWDFFNECLEIEIEDYEIKDISKLPVNRKYWLKIKDILEKDSFEFVEYIAVDTDYKGAFFSFKQEHYRTYGNKRGSFNKNILLKLEKNLKKRNIAVQLIDVFGNEKIKIINL, via the coding sequence ATGAACAAAGCGTCTATAATAAATGAATTACAGGAAATCATATCTTATGGGAAAAGAGAAAGAGATAAGATACTAAATTCCTCTGAAAACATAAATTTTTCTTTATATGAAAAAGTAACTGCCTTTGAAGAAGACAAAGTAAGGAAAAGCGAACATAGTACAGACAATTGGCAAAATAAAATTTTTTATGCCGATAATATAAAAGTAATGGAATTCCTCTTAAAGAATGGTTACAAAGGGAAAATTGATTTAATATATATAGATCCTCCTTTTTTTTCTGAAACAAATTATAACAGGAGAATTATACTAAATGATGGAGAGAAAGATATTTTCATCAAACATTTTGCTTATGAAGACAGATGGAGAAAAGGAATAAAAAATTATCTTGAAGAGTTGACCGTAAAATTATATTTGATGAGGGATCTTTTAAGCTCTAAGGGCAGTATATATGTTCATTTGGATTGGCATATAGTTCATTATATAAAGGTATTAATGGATGAAATATTTGGAAGAGAAAATTTTGTTAATGAGATAATATGGAGTTATAAATCAGGAGGAGTAGGTAAAAGACATTTTTCTAAGAAACACGATACTATTTTATTTTATTCAAAGACTAAAAATTATATATTTAATGTTCAGAAAGAAAAATCCTATAACAGAGAATTAAAACCTTATAGATTTAAGGGAGTAAAAGAATTTAAGGACGATATTGGCTGGTATACATATGTAAACACAAAGGATGTTTGGAATATAGACATGATAGGAAGAACATCAAAAGAAAGGGTGGGTTATGATACTCAAAAACCGAGGAAACTCCTTGAGAGAATTATTTTATCTTCTACAGATGAAAATTCCATTGTGGCAGATTTTTTTGCAGGCAGCGGTACTACCGGAGTTGTGGCAGAGAAACTTAAAAGAAAATGGATAATGTCAGATCTGGGAGCGACATCTATTGCAGTGATGAAGGAGAGACTTATTGAAGAAAGGGCAAATAGATTTAATTTATATAGAATACCTCACGAGGAAGACGACAGTATTGACTTCAAAATTAAAATAAAAAAAAGATGTCCCTGGGATTTTTTTAATGAATGTTTGGAAATAGAAATAGAGGATTATGAAATAAAAGACATATCAAAACTTCCTGTTAATAGGAAATATTGGTTAAAGATAAAGGATATTTTAGAGAAAGACTCTTTTGAATTTGTGGAATATATAGCAGTGGATACGGACTATAAGGGAGCTTTTTTCTCTTTTAAGCAGGAGCACTATAGGACTTATGGAAATAAGAGAGGTTCTTTTAATAAGAATATACTATTAAAATTGGAGAAAAACTTAAAAAAAAGGAATATAGCGGTACAATTGATAGATGTATTTGGAAATGAAAAAATTAAAATAATCAATTTATAA
- a CDS encoding aminoacyl-histidine dipeptidase, with protein sequence MERILKKLDPERVFYYFEEITKIPRCSGEEKKISDYLVDFAKKNKLEVIQDEALNVIIKKKGTLGYENSPVVVLQGHMDMVGEKNEGADHDFSKDSIEIFIEGDFIKAKETTLGADDGIAVAMSLAILESKDIPHPPLEVLITTNEETGMNGAMSLNPEFIRGRILINLDSEEEGILLVSCAGGERNKVTIPIIWEENKKEMEGYIIKTEGLLGGHSGAEINKGRGNSNKILGRILNSINEKLGINLYRISGGAKTNAIPRTAEAGIVVEKGKTGILKKEISVIEDELKNELRCTDKNIKITLNLDTEEINKIYSKSTSDNIINFLMLTPNGVKTMSGEILGLVESSSNIGIVHSTEKEVIFESSIRSSKKSLQKYISRITKIAGEVSGGRWESYSSYPAWEYNPNSYIRDLFKNTYKDIYGKDIKIEAIHAGLECGLFKEKFEDMDMVSLGPDMVGVHTPEERLSISSTKRTWELLTEVLKKIK encoded by the coding sequence ATGGAAAGAATTTTGAAAAAATTAGATCCGGAAAGAGTATTTTATTATTTTGAGGAAATAACTAAAATACCAAGATGTTCGGGGGAAGAGAAAAAGATAAGTGATTACTTAGTAGATTTTGCCAAAAAGAACAAATTGGAAGTTATACAGGATGAAGCCTTAAATGTAATTATTAAGAAAAAAGGAACTTTAGGTTATGAGAACTCTCCGGTAGTAGTTTTACAGGGACATATGGATATGGTAGGAGAAAAAAATGAAGGAGCTGATCATGATTTTTCAAAAGATTCCATTGAAATATTTATAGAAGGCGATTTTATAAAAGCAAAAGAAACAACTCTCGGAGCCGATGATGGAATTGCTGTGGCGATGTCTTTGGCTATACTCGAATCTAAAGATATTCCCCATCCTCCTTTAGAGGTACTTATTACTACTAATGAAGAAACAGGGATGAATGGTGCCATGAGTTTAAACCCTGAATTTATAAGAGGAAGAATATTGATAAATTTAGATTCCGAAGAAGAAGGGATTCTTCTTGTCAGTTGTGCGGGAGGAGAAAGAAACAAGGTAACGATTCCTATAATATGGGAAGAAAATAAAAAGGAAATGGAAGGCTATATTATTAAAACCGAAGGATTGCTGGGAGGACACTCGGGAGCAGAAATTAATAAGGGAAGAGGAAATTCAAATAAGATATTGGGAAGGATACTTAATTCAATTAATGAAAAATTAGGAATTAATTTGTACAGAATATCTGGTGGAGCTAAAACCAATGCTATTCCTCGTACTGCAGAAGCAGGAATTGTTGTAGAAAAGGGTAAAACGGGAATATTAAAAAAAGAAATCAGTGTTATTGAGGATGAATTAAAAAATGAGTTGAGATGTACGGACAAGAATATAAAAATAACGTTAAATTTAGATACAGAGGAGATTAACAAAATATATTCCAAAAGTACATCGGATAATATAATAAATTTTTTGATGCTTACTCCAAATGGAGTGAAAACTATGAGCGGAGAAATTTTAGGACTTGTAGAAAGTTCTTCCAACATTGGAATAGTACATTCTACAGAAAAAGAAGTAATTTTTGAATCGTCTATAAGAAGTTCAAAAAAGAGTCTGCAAAAATATATATCAAGAATAACAAAAATAGCAGGAGAAGTTTCCGGAGGAAGATGGGAGAGCTATTCTTCTTATCCTGCATGGGAATATAATCCCAACTCATATATAAGGGATTTATTTAAAAATACCTATAAAGATATTTATGGAAAGGATATAAAAATTGAGGCTATTCATGCAGGTCTTGAATGTGGACTTTTTAAAGAAAAATTTGAAGACATGGATATGGTATCCTTAGGACCAGATATGGTTGGGGTACACACTCCTGAGGAGAGATTAAGTATCTCTTCCACTAAAAGAACTTGGGAATTGCTAACAGAGGTTTTAAAAAAAATCAAATAA
- a CDS encoding DUF1292 domain-containing protein — protein sequence MNKKFDEENCGCDHPEHSHDCGCEHDDDTDIIYITLDDGSEIECSIIRIFEVDGKEYIALLSIDDDQVLLYNYEENEDGFGLSSIEEEDEFESVSEAFYTFYADEEGDYEDYDEYDEDDDEDEDDEDDEDYDE from the coding sequence ATGAATAAAAAATTTGATGAAGAAAATTGCGGATGTGACCATCCTGAACATTCCCATGATTGCGGATGTGAACATGACGATGATACGGATATAATTTATATAACATTGGATGATGGAAGTGAGATAGAATGTAGCATTATAAGAATTTTTGAAGTTGATGGAAAGGAATATATCGCTCTCCTTTCTATTGACGATGATCAAGTTCTTTTGTACAATTATGAAGAAAATGAGGATGGCTTTGGACTTTCTTCAATTGAAGAGGAAGATGAATTTGAATCGGTTTCGGAGGCTTTCTATACGTTTTATGCTGATGAAGAAGGGGACTATGAGGATTACGACGAATATGACGAAGATGATGATGAAGATGAAGACGACGAGGACGATGAGGATTATGATGAATGA
- a CDS encoding M18 family aminopeptidase codes for MKKELDFSYKLLDFVNNSPSSFHVVNNVKSVLLKNGFKELNSGERWVLEKEGKYFVTKNDSALIAFVVGKGELGKYGFKLIGAHTDSPTFRIKPHSEIKTENQYLKLNTEVYGGPIINTWLDRPLSIAGRISVKEKNFLNPETFLLNIDKPIAVIPNLAIHMNRQVNDGIKLNTQKETLPILSVINEKFEKDNAFLDLISENIGVDPESIGDFDLFLYEYEKGCIAGLNDEFISCGKLDDLAMVHGGLEALIDSEPSNETNVLVLFDNEEVGSSTKQGADSPMLENLLERICISLKKDREDFFRAFNNSFLISADMTHALHPNYPEKQDPTNRSIINKGPAIKISANQSYTSDSVSSTVFQSLCNGAGVPVQIFVNRSDMRGGSTIGPISSTHLGISSVDVGNPILAMHSIKELGGVYDHYYMYKVFKELYKI; via the coding sequence TTGAAAAAAGAATTGGATTTTTCTTACAAACTTTTAGATTTTGTAAATAACAGTCCAAGCTCATTCCATGTAGTCAATAATGTAAAAAGTGTATTATTAAAAAATGGATTTAAAGAGTTGAATTCGGGGGAAAGATGGGTTTTAGAAAAAGAAGGAAAATATTTTGTTACTAAAAATGATTCTGCTCTTATAGCATTTGTTGTAGGAAAAGGAGAACTGGGGAAATATGGTTTTAAACTAATCGGAGCACACACGGATTCTCCTACCTTTAGAATAAAACCCCATAGTGAAATAAAAACAGAAAATCAATATCTGAAGTTAAATACAGAAGTGTATGGCGGGCCCATTATAAATACATGGTTGGACAGGCCTCTTTCCATCGCAGGAAGAATTTCTGTAAAAGAGAAAAATTTTCTTAACCCGGAAACCTTTTTGCTGAATATAGATAAACCTATAGCCGTAATACCTAATCTGGCTATACACATGAATAGACAGGTAAATGATGGTATCAAATTAAATACTCAAAAAGAAACACTCCCCATTTTGTCTGTTATTAATGAAAAATTTGAAAAAGATAATGCTTTTCTGGACCTTATAAGTGAAAATATAGGAGTAGATCCTGAATCAATCGGGGATTTCGACTTATTTTTATACGAATATGAAAAAGGGTGTATAGCGGGACTTAATGATGAATTTATTTCTTGTGGGAAGTTGGATGATTTGGCTATGGTTCATGGAGGACTTGAAGCGTTGATTGATAGCGAACCGAGTAATGAAACAAATGTATTGGTTTTATTTGATAACGAAGAAGTAGGGAGTTCCACAAAACAAGGGGCGGACAGCCCTATGCTTGAAAACCTTTTGGAAAGAATATGTATTTCTTTAAAAAAGGACAGGGAGGATTTTTTCAGAGCATTTAATAATTCTTTTTTAATTTCGGCAGATATGACTCATGCTCTACATCCTAATTATCCCGAAAAGCAAGATCCGACAAACAGATCCATTATTAACAAAGGACCGGCCATAAAAATAAGCGCCAATCAATCTTATACTTCTGACAGTGTAAGCAGCACTGTATTTCAATCTTTATGCAATGGAGCAGGAGTTCCTGTGCAGATATTCGTGAACAGATCAGATATGAGGGGAGGTTCAACTATAGGTCCTATTTCTTCAACTCATCTGGGCATTTCTTCCGTTGATGTGGGCAATCCGATTCTTGCCATGCATTCCATAAAAGAACTGGGAGGAGTTTACGACCATTATTATATGTATAAAGTTTTTAAGGAACTATATAAAATATAG